Proteins from a genomic interval of Niabella soli DSM 19437:
- a CDS encoding RidA family protein, with amino-acid sequence MQKTKVNHPDRDLSFDTGAYSDGVMVDGFLFVSGQASVDFKTSKFILGAVEEETHRTLQNIKAIVEAAGGTMEQIVKCTVHLQDINEFDRYNKVYSQYFPGIKPARTTVESKLAEGIRVEIDCIAKLF; translated from the coding sequence ATGCAAAAAACAAAAGTGAACCATCCGGACCGTGATTTATCTTTTGATACGGGGGCTTATTCAGATGGTGTTATGGTGGATGGATTTCTTTTCGTTAGCGGACAGGCGTCTGTTGATTTTAAAACATCAAAGTTCATCCTGGGCGCTGTTGAAGAGGAAACGCACCGGACGCTCCAAAATATAAAGGCCATTGTTGAAGCCGCCGGAGGAACAATGGAGCAAATAGTAAAATGCACCGTGCACCTGCAGGATATTAATGAGTTTGACCGGTATAACAAGGTCTATTCTCAATATTTCCCCGGTATAAAACCCGCCCGAACAACTGTTGAATCCAAATTGGCCGAGGGGATCAGGGTTGAAATTGATTGCATCGCAAAATTATTTTGA
- a CDS encoding twin-arginine translocation signal domain-containing protein — MTGRRNFIKNVSAAGLLGALSGVLPSQADAFRLQKEDKNDKIWGCLLHLSYNFWVEYSSPSPFRGYRPYLQMSESLWNDATQKMVQEGLNLVVIDLGDGVRYESHPEIAVNNAWSVTRLKRNWNGCVKWDWNRYPN, encoded by the coding sequence ATGACAGGCAGAAGAAATTTTATCAAAAACGTATCAGCTGCCGGACTGCTGGGCGCTCTATCTGGTGTTTTACCATCCCAGGCGGATGCATTCCGGTTGCAAAAGGAAGATAAGAATGACAAAATATGGGGCTGCCTCCTGCATCTGAGCTATAACTTCTGGGTAGAATACAGTTCCCCGAGTCCTTTCAGGGGATACCGGCCCTATTTGCAGATGAGTGAATCTTTATGGAACGATGCCACTCAAAAAATGGTGCAGGAAGGATTGAATCTGGTTGTTATAGATCTGGGGGATGGCGTCCGGTATGAAAGCCACCCGGAAATTGCTGTAAATAATGCCTGGTCGGTAACGCGGCTGAAAAGGAACTGGAACGGCTGCGTAAAATGGGATTGGAACCGGTACCCAAACTAA
- a CDS encoding 3-hydroxyacyl-CoA dehydrogenase family protein, with product MRSIKIKDTNIGVVGLGLMGTSFITTLLMTGHKVIAIAPLTEDMEVAPERINNQLLLCEKTGLLKRPVEAYLSQLVISENYELLGSCDLVVECVIEHLEIKKGVYKKVESVVWDHTIIASNTSAIPISELQKDLIHPERFLGIHWAEPSYFTRFMEVTLGENTAPQYAQWVYELAHYWGKEPTLLRKDIRGFITNRLMYAVYREGLNIVQSGQATLEDIDKAFRYDAGSWMTLMGVFRRMDYLGLKDYAETFKAIFPALCNDEHVPALMQRMVDINARGVQNLSGLYQYSAEEAKKWEEAFILFNEEIYRLAAEYPLVKENIPLPGV from the coding sequence ATGCGAAGTATTAAAATAAAGGACACCAATATCGGAGTGGTAGGGCTTGGCTTGATGGGGACCAGCTTTATAACAACGTTGCTGATGACCGGCCATAAAGTGATAGCGATAGCTCCGTTGACAGAAGATATGGAGGTGGCGCCGGAACGTATTAATAACCAGCTGTTGCTTTGTGAAAAAACAGGCCTGCTCAAGAGGCCCGTTGAAGCATATTTGTCGCAACTGGTCATTTCAGAAAATTATGAATTACTTGGCTCATGCGATCTTGTGGTGGAATGCGTGATAGAGCATCTGGAGATAAAAAAAGGGGTATATAAAAAAGTAGAATCCGTTGTGTGGGACCATACTATCATTGCCAGCAATACATCAGCAATACCGATAAGCGAATTGCAAAAAGACTTGATCCATCCTGAACGCTTTCTGGGAATCCATTGGGCGGAGCCATCATACTTTACCCGCTTTATGGAAGTAACGCTTGGTGAAAATACGGCACCGCAATATGCGCAATGGGTATATGAACTGGCTCATTACTGGGGAAAGGAACCTACATTGCTCCGGAAAGATATAAGAGGATTTATCACCAACCGGTTAATGTATGCCGTATACAGAGAAGGGCTGAATATTGTACAAAGTGGGCAGGCGACTTTAGAAGATATTGATAAGGCCTTTCGGTATGATGCCGGTTCCTGGATGACATTAATGGGGGTGTTCAGAAGAATGGATTACCTGGGCTTAAAAGATTATGCTGAAACTTTTAAAGCGATCTTTCCTGCTTTATGTAATGATGAACACGTGCCGGCGCTTATGCAGCGGATGGTTGATATAAACGCCCGGGGTGTTCAAAACCTGTCCGGACTTTACCAGTATTCAGCGGAAGAAGCAAAAAAGTGGGAAGAGGCTTTTATTCTATTTAATGAAGAAATATATCGGTTGGCGGCTGAATACCCGCTGGTAAAAGAAAATATACCGTTGCCCGGTGTTTGA
- a CDS encoding aspartate aminotransferase family protein, whose product MDKYSYEKSSAWLQRAEKVLAGGVSSEFRKYNHPHAIFYTKGKGSHVYDVDGNDYLDFTLSQGPLILGHSHPKVLQAINEYSEQGQLFAGQHIKEVELAEKLNSLIPSAELMRFCLDGSTAVHTALRVARAKTKRKKFLRFEGHYHGWLDNVAWGYAAPAADALGSREHPVVFPWSEGLPENAKEEFILLPWNDLELLRKVVTEHFNDIAAIITEPVMCNNGCIPPKEGFLQGLREICSQFGIALIFDEVITGFRLGLGGAQQYFGIIPDLAIFAKAMGSGYPISAIVGKKEWMQLIEKAKVIHAGTMNSGNATVAASLATIEVLEKEDPYERMFCYGEKLKKGLQQAAVEAGQNLLVQGVGPIVHSGFTQLSQVNDYRDTFSYDKVKLGQLIAGLHNRGVRVIGRGLWYISAAHTEKEIDVAINTATEVLQEMKR is encoded by the coding sequence ATGGATAAATACAGTTACGAAAAATCGTCTGCATGGCTGCAAAGGGCAGAGAAAGTGCTTGCAGGAGGCGTGTCCTCCGAATTCCGGAAGTATAACCATCCGCATGCTATATTTTATACAAAGGGCAAAGGGAGTCATGTTTACGATGTGGACGGCAACGATTATCTCGATTTTACATTAAGTCAGGGCCCATTGATCTTAGGACATTCCCATCCGAAAGTGTTGCAGGCCATTAATGAATATTCAGAGCAGGGGCAGTTATTTGCCGGGCAGCATATCAAGGAAGTAGAGCTGGCTGAAAAATTGAATAGCCTTATTCCATCAGCTGAGCTGATGCGTTTTTGCCTTGACGGATCAACAGCGGTTCATACGGCGCTTCGCGTGGCAAGGGCCAAAACAAAGAGAAAAAAATTTCTTCGGTTCGAAGGCCATTATCACGGGTGGCTGGATAATGTGGCCTGGGGATATGCGGCGCCGGCTGCTGACGCATTGGGCAGCCGGGAACACCCCGTTGTGTTCCCCTGGAGTGAAGGATTACCGGAAAATGCCAAAGAAGAATTTATTCTTTTGCCCTGGAACGATCTGGAACTTTTAAGAAAGGTCGTTACAGAGCATTTTAATGATATAGCTGCGATTATTACAGAACCGGTCATGTGCAACAATGGCTGTATTCCCCCAAAAGAAGGGTTTCTGCAGGGGCTCCGGGAAATTTGCAGCCAATTTGGGATTGCTTTGATTTTTGATGAAGTGATAACCGGGTTTCGCCTGGGACTGGGCGGGGCGCAGCAATATTTCGGTATTATTCCCGATCTTGCCATTTTTGCAAAAGCCATGGGCAGCGGTTATCCCATCAGTGCCATTGTTGGGAAAAAAGAATGGATGCAGCTAATAGAAAAGGCAAAGGTTATTCATGCCGGCACCATGAATTCCGGAAATGCCACGGTTGCCGCTTCGTTGGCCACGATAGAAGTGCTGGAAAAAGAAGACCCTTATGAGCGAATGTTCTGTTATGGGGAAAAACTAAAGAAAGGACTGCAGCAGGCAGCCGTTGAAGCAGGACAAAATTTATTGGTGCAGGGAGTTGGGCCGATCGTTCACAGCGGGTTTACACAGTTGAGCCAGGTAAATGATTACCGTGATACCTTTTCCTATGATAAAGTAAAGTTGGGACAATTGATTGCCGGCTTGCATAACAGGGGTGTGAGGGTTATCGGCAGAGGGTTATGGTACATCAGCGCGGCCCATACGGAAAAAGAAATCGATGTGGCCATTAATACGGCAACCGAAGTGCTGCAGGAGATGAAACGGTGA